The DNA segment TCTCGTGCTCTGGATGCCGGAATACCTTGGTAAAGAAGGCAACAAACTTTTAAAGCTTATTGAAGAACCGCCCGCCAGTACACTTTTTATCCTCGTAGCAGAAAATGAAGAGCAGATATTGCCTACTATTCTGTCGCGCTGCCAGTTGGTAAAAATTCCGTTGCCGGAAAACAGCGAGATAGAAAAGGCACTTATTGAGAGAGCCAACGCCACACCTGCAGTTGCAGCCCAAACCGCCGCCATTGCAGAAGGCAATTACCGGGAAGCGCTGCAGTTACTCCAACATTCGGAAGAAGACTGGATAAGCCTGCTCAGCGACTGGCTGAAATTTGTCATCAGGGGTATGTTGCCAGACCAGGTGAAATGGGTTGATGACATTAGTAAACTGGGCCGCGAGAAGCAAAAGCAACTGATCCTTTATTTCAATCATCTGCTGGAACAAAGCATACGCCTGCGCGTAATGGGCGAGAGGCTGGCCATTTCAGATAAAGAAAAAGACTTTGCACAACGACTGAATAAAATAACCTCGGTAAGCCAGCAACAGGTCATTATTGAAGAGCTGGACAAAGCCACATACTACATAGAGCGCAATGCAAACGCCAAAATGCTCTTCCATGCCTTAACAATCAAAATGTACCACATCATTCAGGATAAAGCCCTATTTTTGACCGATTGAGGAAGAAAGATTTTTGTGCTGGTGCAGAAATGGCTTATGCCCGTTGATAATGTTGAGTTTTTTTATGTGCCCGGCATTTGAATAAATGGCATCGCCTGTTGCGTCGCACTCTTGTACCGTTGAATCGTTATTGAACAATAGGAAAGCCCTGCAGGGGCAGGTAATGCAGCAGCAATAGTAATGATATGGTCTGTCAAACTCCGCATAGCGCAACATTTACACCGCTAAAAAAATGGAGTCTAAAGGTTGCAGCCATAGTACTGATGGCATACTGCGCCCCGCAGCTGCGTAAAGAACCAAGCGTACAAGTGAGTGACACAACGAAAGCTCAATAGTATTCCTGCAGCTTGTCACACAATA comes from the Panacibacter microcysteis genome and includes:
- a CDS encoding ATP-binding protein, with amino-acid sequence MLFRDVIGQQATKQQLCEMVQHNRLSHALLFLGKEGSGALPLALAFAQYVSLNPHAQPAQNAGPSLFGEEEPVAPNVPATPAEADAFMERHEAYSKATRYIHPDIHYAYPVIPRKSGDKPKSTDYITEWREFIAQYAYGNAFDWLQFIGAENKQGNITAEECNDIIHKLNLKSFESEYKVLVLWMPEYLGKEGNKLLKLIEEPPASTLFILVAENEEQILPTILSRCQLVKIPLPENSEIEKALIERANATPAVAAQTAAIAEGNYREALQLLQHSEEDWISLLSDWLKFVIRGMLPDQVKWVDDISKLGREKQKQLILYFNHLLEQSIRLRVMGERLAISDKEKDFAQRLNKITSVSQQQVIIEELDKATYYIERNANAKMLFHALTIKMYHIIQDKALFLTD